Genomic window (Candidatus Nitrosocosmicus franklandus):
CAAAAAAATTGATTTTTTCATCTATCGCATAACTCAATTCTGTTAGAGCCTTGATACTTATTTTTCTATGTCTCTACCTGTTCTGTTAAATGTATCACTAATGGAAGTCATACTAAACCTCTCAGTTAATCCCTCCATAATGATGATCTGACCCAATTATTAATGCTGCGAATCCTATCAACATTCCTACGAAAATTTCTCCTACCACGGGAAATATCAATATCAAGACAGATATGTTATAGATAAGATACCTGTGCCTATGTAAAAGCCCTAGACCGTGATTTTTCCTCATGTTTGTTATTAATCTCTTTGATTACTCTTGATACGCCATCAAACATCAAAGCAAAACCTACTAAAAAGACTACAAAAATAAATGTAAATGTTGGATAGATTATAACTATACTTGCTATTATAATTACCAAGACTCAAACCTGTGCTAGAAAGGCGAGATCTTCCCTGATAAAATAACCCGATAGCAACTGTTCGATTCCAATTATTAGTAATATTATTCCTAAAAACAATACAATGGAAATAAAACCTGCAATTGGGTTGATTGTTATTAGAATAGCCAATATGACTACAAGGATACCTAGACCAACCTGTAGAAATCTAAACCAGTTGGGCGTTTTTATCGAGTTTTTCAAGTGTATTCTTTTGTATGTATGATCTTCTGGGAGAATGTAAAAATATGTTAGTGTTAGAGATTGACTTTTTTTATTTTGGTAAATAATACCAAATTGAATTTTCTATCTGGATAGGGAAAAATATTGCCATGTACTTTTGATTATTAAGTGGTTTTCCTCCTGGTTCCACGGATTTTTTCCTCATAGCCCACACTAGATCTGTCTATAAAATTTTCAGTTTATGGAATCAAAATAAAATTAAATTAATTACTTAGAAATTTTGATTGCGATCATCTTTCCCTCCATTGGAGAAACTGATTACATCTATGAAATAGTATTTGACTGTAATTTCCCTTCGAGTCTTGCCTCTAGACTATACAATACCTTATCGATAAAATCTCTTGTAATCATTGTTGGAGATTCTATTCTTAGCTCCTTGGGTAGCAAATTATTAATTCGAATAAACAATTTGATTTTTGCATCTGTATTCTCTTCATAGATGCATTTTTTAATCATAGTTTTTATCCTTTTAACGTTAATCATGCTATAATATGGTCAACAATACTTATATCTCTATCCATTACCATTCTATCGACCAAAGTGGGTATTAGCTTGTAATTATTTAAATCGTTTTTAGGTATTATAGTATTCGTTGACAATATACGAATGCAATTGTCTGGGAGATATCAGAGCGAACATCGACTTGATTGATGGGAAAATTGTTTCACTACTAGTACAGAGAGGCAAATATGTTATGCAAGCAGCAAAGTACAAGAAAAATATCACAGAGGTTGAAGATCAGGCAAGAATTAAAAACATAATTACAAAAGTCAGGGGTTATGCAAAGCAAATGGATTTTGATCCAAACACTATTGAACAAATTTATAGATATTTGATTCAAGTTTATATTCAATTAGAAAAGGAGGCCTTTACAAATTTGAAATGAGTCATTCTTTTGTCTATTTGTTAAATTATGCGGCTATAGAACTCGCTACGATTCTAAAACCATTAAAACTAACATCTTGCGCCCGTAAATAGTTGTGACCCATATACTATGGCTCTGCTTAACCGCAAATTAATCTAATTAGATTTAGATATAATGATCTTAAAGTAGTGACTGGCTTTTATACTGCTGAGGAATTGTTTTTTGTTGCAATAGCATCAATCAATTGCTTGTTCGATATTAAAAAAATACAAATATCTAGTCTCTTAAGATATTATTGGAACTTGATAGTTAATGAGAGTCTCTGATAGGATTAGTCGTGTTGAATATGCAATTAGAGACGTGATGCTTCATGCAAGAGAGTATCAAAAAACAGGTAAAGAAATAATGTATCTAAACATTGGCGATCCTGTCGCTTTTGATTTCAAAACTCCTAAGCACATAAAGATGGCATTGGCTGATGCACTGAATGCGGATAATGATTATTATACCGATTCTGAAGGTTGGCCTGAACTTAGAAAATCTGTCGTAAACAAAGAAAAAGGGAAGAAGGGACTCGAATTGACTCCTGAGGATGTCTTGATTACTAATGGTGTTTCCGAGGGCTTAGATATGGTTATGGGATCTATAGTTGAGGATGGCGATCAAGTCCTTTTGCCAGGTCCTTATTACCCTCCATATTCTTCATATGCCAAGTTTTATGGTGGAACCATTACCGAATTCAAAATTTATGATGATGGTACTCCGGATCTAGATGATATAAGAAAAAAAATCACTCATAAATCTAAGGCTATCTGCATCATAAATCCTAATAATCCAACAGGTGAGGTTTTTAGCTCAAAGAGTTTAAAATCCATAGTTGACATTGCGGCAGAAAATGAGTTGTATATCATTTGTGACGAGATTTATGATGAGATATTTTTCGAAGAGAGCTTTAGTGGGATAGGCCGTATGGCAAAAGACGCGCCGGTTGTACTTTTAAACGGTTTCTCAAAGACATATCTGATGACGGGATTAAGATGTGGTTACGTTTGTATGAATAATAATTCACGACAACTCGATCCTTTAAGACAGAATATTTTCAAGCTTGCCCGAGTTAGGATTGCTTCTAACTTTCCAGTCCAAATTGCTGCAAATGCCGCATTAAATGGTCCTCAAGATCACCTCCCGATCATGGTAAATAAGTTAAGATATAGGCGAGATTTAGTGTATAATCGTTTAAATGATATTGAAGGGTTGGAATGTATCAAGCCAAAGGGTGCATTTTACATGTTTCCAAAGATTGATCTTAAAGATAAATGGAAGAATGACTTGGAGTTTGTAATTGAGTTGTTGAATTCAACAGGAGTATTAACAGTACACGGATCAGGATTTGGTAGCATGGGATCGGGGCACTTTAGGATCGTTTACCTGCCGCAAGAAGACATATTAAATAAATCAATGGACAAGATTGAACAATTCGTAAAGAATAAAAATAAAGATTTGTAGTGTTGGTCGCCTAATCTAGGTTTGGAAATTGCCTTGTCTTGTTCTCTTTCCAAAATAGATTAGAACCAGGCCAATTCCATACATAGCTATGGCAAACTTTTCGTTAGTTATCTCTGGGCTTAGAAAATTGTCTATAAAAAAATCTGTTCCAAATTCAGTTGAAATCAAGATAAGGTTCCTAATCAAAATAATGGTTGCCATTACGATAAATAATATCCCAAGAGGGAACATCCATTCTTTGCGTCTGTCTCTATCCTTGTCTCTGATTCTCTTATCTATCTTGTCAAAATCCATTTTAAAAATTATCTTTATACTAATTTGATGCCTGGATGTTTTAATTTGTTTTGTTTAGACGCATTAAGAATCATTGGAGTCATGACTTCAGCCTGATAAGATAACGATAAAGGTCCGAGATATACCGATCTAAGGCCTTCTATTTCAGCTATTAGATTATTAAGAATTTGCAGTGATTCCTTGTTGTCTGTACAAATAAAGGTATCAGCATTCAATGAATCTTTAATGTTTTTGAGCTTTACCTCTGAAATGGTGTGAAATGCAGATATCACCTTATTACAATTTGGAAGATTCTCAGCTACTAGAACACCTGCTGATTTTTTTCCATCCACAAATGGGATATAGTAAAATCCATCTTGGTTTCTACTCATTGGTACAATGGGTGACACGACAATACAGCTATCCTTTATGATGTTCCCAATATCCTTACAAGTAGATTCAATATTTTCATACGGTATGGAAAGAATCAATATATCACTCTCTTTGGCAACTGATAAGTTATCATCGCCCTTAATACTGCCAGTTATTTTCTTTGAAAAACTGTTATTGTTTATATTATTTATATGATTTTCGGCGACCAGCTGTGCTTTTTGCCTATCTCTTGAACCTAATAAAATGTCGTGATTGACACACCATCTTAATGCAAAGCCTTCGCCCATTCCGCCTGTTCCGCCAATTATTCCAATTTTCATATTAATGAGTTAATTATTCTACTCCGATATATATAGCACGAGTGAACAAGTAAATATTTTTGTTCTTTTGAAATTGTTTTCATCCATTATTGATTAAACAAATGTATGCTAGAAATACTAGTAATCCTTATCATAATCAAAATCCTTAATCTAATATCTATTCAAAAACAAAAAAACATATGCAAAAAAAGATATCCTCATTACCAAGCAAGACTAAAGGATTAATGGAAAATTTAATACCATGTTGAAGAACATTACTAAATTGCTAATGTTTCGTTAAACAAGGATATGGATCGTGTTAGATCGTATTTTCATGTGATACCAAGTATGTTTTTTAAAGTACCTTGCTTTTAACAATTGTAAAAATAAAGTGAATCATAATACTTAATCTAACGTCTATATTGTAGTAGCAGAATACAATTCTTTAAAAAGCATCAGAATGTAGTTTGAATTATGAACAAAATTGATTCAAACCTTGATAATTGGGTTTTTTAACCAAATAATTTAGCAAGAGCAATCGACGAAAACCGGTTTCTGGCTATCGAATATGTATTATTAATTCTGAAATGCTACAATAGATCTATTAATAAAATGATCTTAAATTATCGAGGTGGAGATATCATATGAATAGTTTAATATTGAAATAATTTTTAATATAATTCTACTAAATCATGTCACTTCTTATCTTTATGAGACACGGTCAGGCATACAATAATGTTAAAAGACTACTAGTTGGAAGAAACCTTGAATCTCACTTGACTGATCTTGGTAGGGAACAAGTACGTCAAAGCAGTGAGTTGCTAAAATCAATTCCTATTCATAAGATTTATTCCAGCCCTGTTATCAGAACCGTCGAAACAGCCGAAATCGCGTCAAAATCCTTGGGTTTGTCCTTTGAACTAGATGAAAGGTTGTTTGAGATTGAATTAGGGAAACTCGTTGGGTTATACTACGATGATGTTATTTCTACACATGGCGATCTCTTTGCAAAATTCTATTCAGATAACGATAATGAAAACTCTTTACTTGAATTCGAAGTAGAATCCTTTGGCTCGGTAAGAGAACGAATCCGCCATTTGATTCAAGAAATGGAGGAGAAACATAAAGATAAAAATATTTTATTTATATCTCACCTGGATCCC
Coding sequences:
- a CDS encoding DUF308 domain-containing protein, whose protein sequence is MVIIIASIVIIYPTFTFIFVVFLVGFALMFDGVSRVIKEINNKHEEKSRSRAFT
- a CDS encoding DUF308 domain-containing protein, which produces MKNSIKTPNWFRFLQVGLGILVVILAILITINPIAGFISIVLFLGIILLIIGIEQLLSGYFIREDLAFLAQV
- a CDS encoding chorismate mutase is translated as MTIYECNCLGDIRANIDLIDGKIVSLLVQRGKYVMQAAKYKKNITEVEDQARIKNIITKVRGYAKQMDFDPNTIEQIYRYLIQVYIQLEKEAFTNLK
- a CDS encoding aminotransferase class I/II-fold pyridoxal phosphate-dependent enzyme; amino-acid sequence: MRVSDRISRVEYAIRDVMLHAREYQKTGKEIMYLNIGDPVAFDFKTPKHIKMALADALNADNDYYTDSEGWPELRKSVVNKEKGKKGLELTPEDVLITNGVSEGLDMVMGSIVEDGDQVLLPGPYYPPYSSYAKFYGGTITEFKIYDDGTPDLDDIRKKITHKSKAICIINPNNPTGEVFSSKSLKSIVDIAAENELYIICDEIYDEIFFEESFSGIGRMAKDAPVVLLNGFSKTYLMTGLRCGYVCMNNNSRQLDPLRQNIFKLARVRIASNFPVQIAANAALNGPQDHLPIMVNKLRYRRDLVYNRLNDIEGLECIKPKGAFYMFPKIDLKDKWKNDLEFVIELLNSTGVLTVHGSGFGSMGSGHFRIVYLPQEDILNKSMDKIEQFVKNKNKDL
- the npdG gene encoding NADPH-dependent F420 reductase, whose amino-acid sequence is MKIGIIGGTGGMGEGFALRWCVNHDILLGSRDRQKAQLVAENHINNINNNSFSKKITGSIKGDDNLSVAKESDILILSIPYENIESTCKDIGNIIKDSCIVVSPIVPMSRNQDGFYYIPFVDGKKSAGVLVAENLPNCNKVISAFHTISEVKLKNIKDSLNADTFICTDNKESLQILNNLIAEIEGLRSVYLGPLSLSYQAEVMTPMILNASKQNKLKHPGIKLV
- a CDS encoding histidine phosphatase family protein produces the protein MSLLIFMRHGQAYNNVKRLLVGRNLESHLTDLGREQVRQSSELLKSIPIHKIYSSPVIRTVETAEIASKSLGLSFELDERLFEIELGKLVGLYYDDVISTHGDLFAKFYSDNDNENSLLEFEVESFGSVRERIRHLIQEMEEKHKDKNILFISHLDPIKAAISLAMNIKPSSVYSVQIPNASISVLKSYEGTLTLCGFNILNMKRFLTEF